One region of Eupeodes corollae chromosome 1, idEupCoro1.1, whole genome shotgun sequence genomic DNA includes:
- the LOC129946742 gene encoding putative nuclease HARBI1, translated as MAEYMNIFAPVESTGNYKILYRFTQTQIEALTDYFFQSSDTFRGGRLSNKTRMMVFLRFVADPGFQSGIAEDFGIDQSSVSRIIIEVGEKIVRKKEDWIKFPNTLEQTDAEKVIWLNKYQFPSCIGAIDCTHVRIKKPIRHSDEFVNRKGFHSINVQATCNGAELFTSVDISWPGSVHDSRIFKNSEIYQTLLESSSTILIGDEGYGITPFLMTPYRNPVSAAEVNFNNILTQERVIIERVFGQLKQKFPCLQYKLRVATRNAPKVIMSCFILHNISKAFQGGDENEENQMDAPMDIEEEEHTPLFPPNDTSRRDSLLRVAGQSKRNEIARLLLNQNR; from the exons ATGGCTGAGTACATGAATATTTTTGCTCCTGTTGAGTCAAcaggaaattataaaattctttatagGTTTACCCAAACTCAAATTGAGGCCTTAacagattatttttttcaaagtagtGATACTTTTCGGGGTGGTCGTTTATCTAATAAAACCAGAATGATGGTTTTTCTACGATTCGTTGCTGATCCTGGTTTCCAAAGCGGAATTGCCGAAGATTTCGGAATCGACCAAAGTTCGGTATCTAGGATCATCATCGAAGTTGGTGAAAAAATTGTAAGGAAAAAAGAGGACTGGATTAAATTTCCGAATACGTTGGAGCAGACAGATGCCGAAAAAGTAATTTGGCTAAATAAGTATCAATTCCCATCCTGCATTGGAGCAATTGATTGCACTCACGTGCGCATTAAAAAGCCTATCCGTCACAGTGATGAATTTGTAAATAGAAAAG GTTTTCATTCAATAAATGTTCAAGCGACATGCAACGGAGCGGAACTGTTTACGAGTGTTGACATCTCTTGGCCAGGGTCGGTACATGATTCGagaatctttaaaaattctgaaatttacCAAACTCTCCTTGAAAGTTCATCAACTATACTCATTGGCGACGAGGGCTATGGAATTACTCCGTTTTTAATGACTCCGTACCGGAACCCTGTCAGTGCCGCTGAAGTTAACTTTAACAATATTCTAACGCAAGAAAGAGTTATTATTGAGAGAGTATTTGGCcagcttaaacaaaaatttccttGTCTGCAATATAAATTAAGAGTGGCAACACGCAACGCACCAAAGGTAATAATGTCGTGTTTTATTCTGCAcaacatttcaaaagcattccAGGGTGGGGATGAAAATGAGGAAAACCAGATGGATGCTCCAATGgatatagaagaagaagaacatacCCCTCTCTTTCCCCCCAATGACACATCAAGGAGAGATTCTCTTCTCAGAGTAGCTGGTCAGAGCAAAAGAAACGAAATTGCGAGGCTTTTGCTCAACCAAAACCGTTAG